ATTCCATTGGTAATAACGCCTACTGTTAAACCTAAGAATTCATGTACCTCACCCATCCACTGAGCATCACGTGTTGCCAAGTAATCATTAACGGTTACAATGTGTACACCTTTGCCTTCTAATGCATTAAGATACGCAGGTAATGTTGATACCAATGTTTTACCTTCACCTGTTCTCATTTCTGCTATTCTACCTTGATGCAAAATGATACCACCTATTAATTGTACTGGATAATGACGCATTTCTAATACTCTTTTGGATGCTTCTCTTACCACTGCAAATGCTTCTACTAATATATCATCTAATGTCTCGTTATTTTTTAAACGCTCTTTAAACTCTGCTGTCTTATCTTTTAATTGTTCATCAGATAATTTTTCCATTTGGCTTTCTAGTTCTTCTATTTGATTAACCAAGGGCATGATTCTTTTTATCTCACGCTCACTATAGGTACCAAATACCTTCTCAATGAGTTTCATTGTATTTTCACCTTCCAAATCTTGTTAACAATCTATGGATTTTATATTCAAATTTTATTTTAACATTTAAGTTATTAGTATTCAATAGTTTTATTTTTATCCTTTATTATCTATATAACACTTTATTTTATGGGATATTATATATGCCCATCTAACACTTTCAGGGACATTCATTTTTTTATTCTTAAGCATTTTAAAAGCCCTCATATAGAGGGCTTATTTTAAAATTCTGGTTCAATTAATCCATAATTATTATCTTTTCTTTTATATACAACATTTACTTCGTTGGTTTCACTATTTCTAAATACGAAAAAGTCATGTCCTAATAATTCCATTTGGAAGCAAGCTTCTTCTTCATCCATTGGTTTAATGGCAAATTTCTTGGTTTTAATTATTTTTAATTCTTCTTCTTGCAAATCATCTGTTTGTAAGAATTCGGTTTTAAATGATCCACCTGAACGATGCTTGTCTACTAATTTCTTTTTGTACTTAACCAGTTGTCTTTCTATCTTATCCACAACTTTATCAATAGCAGCATACATATCAAATTCTTCTTCTTCTGCTCTAATGATTTGACCTTTCACAGGAATCGTTACTTCTATTCGTTGTCTTTCTTTTTGAACACTTAGAGTAACTTTAGCCTCTGTGTCAGGAGTAAAAAAGCGCTCTAACTTTTCTAATTTCTCTTCAATGACGTTTTTTAATGCAGCCGTTGTTTCGATATTCTTTCCACTAATTATAATGCGCATAATATCAACTCCTCGTTATGTTATCAATAAGAGATATAGTATCTCTATATTGTATTATTCTATACAAAATGTCATTTTCCTTTTTTTAAAATAAATTTTTTTACATTTTATTTTTTCAACATGTTTGTCTACATAATCTTTGTGGATAATGTGTATAACTTTGTTAATAACTTATATTATAATATTTTTCATCTTTTTCTATGTGGATTAAATGTGTTTTTGTTAATATTATGTTAACTTTTTAGGGTTTTTTGTAATTATTATTACCATTTTTTTAAGATTTTTGTAAAAACTTATCGGTTATCTTGTTTTTATGTAAGACATTTTTATGGATTTGAAGATTTTTAAATATAAAAGTTAGCTCATTTTTATATATTAACTCAACTTACATCTCTTACTGGCGTAAGAGACACAAGTTTCAATGAAAGTTCTATCTCCAAATTTTTGCAAGCAAGTTTACAGATAGAACTTTCATATTATGAAGTCATTAACTTTTCTATTCATTAAAAAAGGTTCTATAATAAGTCTTTGATGTTAAATCACCTTAACTTTTATTATAGAACCTGTATTCCTATGAAAATATAATTTTTAAACTTGTTGGCAAAGATTTCTTTTCTATTTATATATGGAACTAATATTTTTCTTTAAAGGCATAATGGGTGTGTAATAAGTGATGGGCTTTTTCTCCCATTGGTTTACCTAAATAGGTTTCATATAGTTCTTTTACTGCAGGATTTTCATGGGATTTTCTGATTGTTATATTTTTTTCTTCTGAGTAAATTGATGCAATACGTTTTTTGAGTATATTAACGTCTCCATGGTGATAGGGTTGACCTGCTCCCCCTATACATCCTCCAGGACAAGCCATAACTTCTATAACATGGAGGTTTCTTGGATTGCCTTCTTTGATTTCATCTAATAATTTTCTTGCGTGAGATAATCCGTGGGCAATGCCTACATTTAAGGTAATTTCACCCATATCTACTTGTGCAACTCTCAGTCCGTCAAATCCTCTTACTTGCTCAAATTCTAATTTTTCTAGTGTTTCACCTGTTTTGGTTTCATATGCCGTTCTTAAAGCTGCTTCTAAAACACCACCAGTAACACCAAAAATAAGCCCCGCTCCCGTTGATATCCCTAATGGGTTATCGTATGATTCTTTTTCTAATTCTGCTATATTGATATTGGCTCTTTTAATTAAATGTGCCAATTCTCTTGTGGATAAAACTACATCAACATCTGGGTTCCCCTCTACACTAAATTCATCCCTAGATGCTTCAAACTTTTTAGCCAAACATGGCATGATGGATACCACCATCATTTTTTCTCTTGGCACATTAAGTTTTTCTGCAAAATAAGTCTTAGCAATTGATCCAAACATTTGTTGTGGTGATCGTGCTGAAGATGGTATATCAATTAATTCTTCGTATTGGCTTTCTATAAAATTAACCCAAGCTGGACAGCAAGATGTTAGAATGGGTAAAGCCACTTCTTTACCATTAAGGTATTCTTCTAATCGGCCTAATAACTCTGTTCCCTCTTCCATTATGGTTAAATCTGCAGCAAAATCTGTGTCAAAGACGTAATCGAATCCTAAACGTCTTAATGCTGCTACCATTTCACCTGTAACAACGCTTCCTGCTTCGTAACCAAAGGCTTCTCCAAGAGCAACTCTTGTTGCTGGTGCCGTTTGCACAACTACGGTTGTATCTGGATCAGCTAAACCTTCAATGACTTTCCACGTGTTATCATTTTCTGATAATGCGCCTACAGGACAGACGGCTACACATTGACCACAATGGGTACATACTGTGTTTTCTAATGGTTCATCAAATGCTGGTGCAACGACAGCATCAAACCCTCTATTAATACCTGATAATACGCCTACACTTTGAACATCGTTACACATTGTTTCACATCTTCTACACATAATACATTTATCCATTTCTCTTATAATAGAGGTGGTAAATTCTTTTTTATATGTAGACATAGCATCTCCAGTTATATTAATGTTTCTAATACCCATTTTTTCTGCTAAGTCTTGTAATTCACATTCACCTGATTTTGAACAGGTTAAACATTCTTTTGGATGGTCTGATATAAAAAGTTCTACCACTGTTTTTCTTGCATTCAAAACCCTTATTGAATTGCTTTTTATGACCATACCATCAGTCACAGTAGTTGCACAAGCTGGTACTAAATTTCTTCTTCCTTCAACTTCTACTACACATACTCTACAAGAAGCCGATTGATTGACCATCTTAATATCGTGTAAATCCAAATGACAGAGTGTTGGGATATGAATACCTAGTTGCTCTGCACCTTGAAGTATTGTACTGCCACTTGGTACATTGATTTCTTTTCCATCTATGGTTATTTTTACTTCTGACACGTTTACTCACTCCTTTTTATCAACTATTGGTATTATTTTGAAATGGCTTTAAACTTACACTTTTCTACGCAAGCCCCACATTTAATACATTTATCTTGGTCAATAAAATGTACTTTTTTAACTTCACCTTCTATTGCATTGGTTGGACAGACTTTTGCACAGAGCGTACATCCAATACACTTATCTTCCTTTATAATGTATTTTAATAATTTTTGACATTGACCTGATGGACAGTGTCTATCTTCTACATGGGCAACGTATTCCTCCCAAAATCTTTCGATTGTTGATAAAACTGGATTAGGTGCCGTTTGTCCCAAACCACATAACGCTGTATCTTTAATGACATGGCTTAAGCGCTTTAATTCATCTAAGTGTTCAAACTCTCCTTTTCCGTCACATATGAGTTCTAAAAGTTCTAGTAATCTTTTGGTACCTACTCTACAAGGGGTACATTTTCCACAAGATTCTTCTTGTGTAAATTCCAAATAAAACTTAGACACTGCTGGCATACAATCATCTTCATCCATAACAATCATACCACCAGATCCCATCATAGAGCCTTTTGCTATCAAGTTGTCAAAATCAATTGGTGTGTCTAAGTCATCTTTTGTCAAGCAGCCACCCGATGGTCCACCTGTTTGAACCGCTTTAAATTCTTTGTCGTCTTTTATTCCGCCACCAATGTCGTATATAACCTCTTTTAACGTTGTTCCCATTGGTACTTCTATTAATCCTACGTTATTTATTTTTCCTGCTAATGCAAACACTTTTGTTCCTTTTGATTTTTCTGTTCCAATAGAGGAAAACCACTGAGCACCTTTTAAAATAATAATCGGTATATTTGCAAGTGTTTCCACATTATTAACGTTAGTTGGTTTATTCCAAAAACCACTTTCTGCTGGAAATGGTGGCTTCATACTTGGTTCACCACGTTCACCTTCCATTGAATTGATTAATGCCGTTTCTTCTCCACAAACAAAAGCACCTGCCCCTAAGGATATTTTAATATCAAAATCAAAACCTGTTCCTAAAATGTCTTCTCCTAATAATCCATATTCCCTAGCGTCTTCTATGGCTTTTGATAAGCGCTTAATTGCAAGTGGATATTCTGCTCTTATATATACTCTTCCTTTTGTGGCACCAATTGCATACCCACATATTGCCATTGCTTCAATAATACTATGAGGATCCCCTTCTAATATGGAACGATCCATAAAAGCCCCTGGATCTCCTTCATCTGCATTACACACAACGTATTTTTGATCTGCTTCATATTGACTGGCAAAAGACCATTTTAATCCAGTAGGAAAACCAGCGCCTCCTCGCCCTCTTAAACCTGATTCTTTTACAATCTCTATAACTTCTTTGGGTGTAGACTGAGTTAAAACTTTACCCAGTGCTTGATAACCTTCTCTCGCAATATATTCATCTATTACATCTGGATCAATAAATCCACAGTTTCTCAAAGCAATTCTCATTTGTTTTTTGTAAAAGTCCATATGCTTAGAATCTGCGATTTTTTCTTTTGTTTCAGGATCTATATAAAGTAATTTATCTACTTTTCGGCCTTTTATAATATGTTCTTCTATGATTTCTTTTGCATTCTCCGGCTTTACTTGTACATAAAAAGTGTTATCTGGAAGTATTTTGACAATGGGTCCTTTTTCACAGAATCCAAAACAACCTGTTTTTAAAACTTTTGCGTCTTTTTCCATATTGTTATCTACTAAGGCTTGATTTAGGTTATGAATGATATCATCTGCATCTGCTGATTTACAGCCTGTTCCTGCGCAGACCAGTATATGATTTTTATAGTTTGACATGGATTGCCCTCCTTTTTTTATTATTCTATTGTTTGATGAGTTATAGGAATAATTCCGTCGACTAACTCACCTTTTTTAATGTGTTGGCTAATAATTTCATCTACTTTTTCTTTTGTTACATTCCCATAAACCACAGGTTCTTTTTCTGGTAATGTAACTTCTATTGTTGGTTCAGCATAGCAGTATCCCATACAGCCACTTTGAGTGACAACAACATTATCCATACCTTCTGAACCCAGCGTGGTTATAAAATAATCCATAATTTCTCTTGCGCCTGATGCTATACCACAAGTAGCCATTGCAACTTTAACCCTAATTAGTTTTTCTATATTGTCTCCTTGCTCTCTTACATTCATTGTGGATCTTACTTCTTCTTTTAACTTTGTTAGTTCTTCTAAAGATTTTATTTTAGCCATAAAAACCCTCCAAATTTTAATTGTATTCAGCAATAATATCTTTTACCATCTCAGGTGTTACCCTACCATATACCTTTTCGCCTACTAAAACCACCGGTGCTAAACCACAGGCTCCAACACATCTAAGGCCTTCTATTGAGAACTTACCATCTTCGGTTGTTTTGCCTACATCAATTCCTAATAGATTTTTAAATTCATTAAGAACTTTTTCTGCGCCTCTTACGTAACAAGCTGTCCCCATACATACAGCAACATGATGTTTGCCTTTGGGTTCCATTGAAAAATAAGAATAAAAACTGACTACACCAAACACTTTTGCTGTTGGAATGCCCATCTTTCTTCCTACGAAGTATTGAACTTCCTTTGGCAAATAACCAAATATTTTTTGCGCCTTATGTAGTACCGTTATTAACTCACCTTTTATATCAGGTAGTTCATTAATGTACTGCTCTAACTCTTGATATTTTTCACTTGATAGTTGCTCTTTGGTTACCATATTAATCCTCCTTGCTTTTTTTAGTTATTTTTTTAACTTACTTTTTGACGTAACATCCTTTTTATTTCATTTTAACTTGCATTTATATAAAATTCTTATAGACTTTATTAAATTTTTAACTAAGTCCTATAAAAATTTAATACCAGAAATCCATTCTA
This genomic interval from Natranaerovirga hydrolytica contains the following:
- the hpf gene encoding ribosome hibernation-promoting factor, HPF/YfiA family; the protein is MRIIISGKNIETTAALKNVIEEKLEKLERFFTPDTEAKVTLSVQKERQRIEVTIPVKGQIIRAEEEEFDMYAAIDKVVDKIERQLVKYKKKLVDKHRSGGSFKTEFLQTDDLQEEELKIIKTKKFAIKPMDEEEACFQMELLGHDFFVFRNSETNEVNVVYKRKDNNYGLIEPEF
- a CDS encoding NADH-dependent [FeFe] hydrogenase, group A6, with translation MSEVKITIDGKEINVPSGSTILQGAEQLGIHIPTLCHLDLHDIKMVNQSASCRVCVVEVEGRRNLVPACATTVTDGMVIKSNSIRVLNARKTVVELFISDHPKECLTCSKSGECELQDLAEKMGIRNINITGDAMSTYKKEFTTSIIREMDKCIMCRRCETMCNDVQSVGVLSGINRGFDAVVAPAFDEPLENTVCTHCGQCVAVCPVGALSENDNTWKVIEGLADPDTTVVVQTAPATRVALGEAFGYEAGSVVTGEMVAALRRLGFDYVFDTDFAADLTIMEEGTELLGRLEEYLNGKEVALPILTSCCPAWVNFIESQYEELIDIPSSARSPQQMFGSIAKTYFAEKLNVPREKMMVVSIMPCLAKKFEASRDEFSVEGNPDVDVVLSTRELAHLIKRANINIAELEKESYDNPLGISTGAGLIFGVTGGVLEAALRTAYETKTGETLEKLEFEQVRGFDGLRVAQVDMGEITLNVGIAHGLSHARKLLDEIKEGNPRNLHVIEVMACPGGCIGGAGQPYHHGDVNILKKRIASIYSEEKNITIRKSHENPAVKELYETYLGKPMGEKAHHLLHTHYAFKEKY
- a CDS encoding NADH-ubiquinone oxidoreductase-F iron-sulfur binding region domain-containing protein: MSNYKNHILVCAGTGCKSADADDIIHNLNQALVDNNMEKDAKVLKTGCFGFCEKGPIVKILPDNTFYVQVKPENAKEIIEEHIIKGRKVDKLLYIDPETKEKIADSKHMDFYKKQMRIALRNCGFIDPDVIDEYIAREGYQALGKVLTQSTPKEVIEIVKESGLRGRGGAGFPTGLKWSFASQYEADQKYVVCNADEGDPGAFMDRSILEGDPHSIIEAMAICGYAIGATKGRVYIRAEYPLAIKRLSKAIEDAREYGLLGEDILGTGFDFDIKISLGAGAFVCGEETALINSMEGERGEPSMKPPFPAESGFWNKPTNVNNVETLANIPIIILKGAQWFSSIGTEKSKGTKVFALAGKINNVGLIEVPMGTTLKEVIYDIGGGIKDDKEFKAVQTGGPSGGCLTKDDLDTPIDFDNLIAKGSMMGSGGMIVMDEDDCMPAVSKFYLEFTQEESCGKCTPCRVGTKRLLELLELICDGKGEFEHLDELKRLSHVIKDTALCGLGQTAPNPVLSTIERFWEEYVAHVEDRHCPSGQCQKLLKYIIKEDKCIGCTLCAKVCPTNAIEGEVKKVHFIDQDKCIKCGACVEKCKFKAISK
- a CDS encoding (2Fe-2S) ferredoxin domain-containing protein; its protein translation is MAKIKSLEELTKLKEEVRSTMNVREQGDNIEKLIRVKVAMATCGIASGAREIMDYFITTLGSEGMDNVVVTQSGCMGYCYAEPTIEVTLPEKEPVVYGNVTKEKVDEIISQHIKKGELVDGIIPITHQTIE
- a CDS encoding NADH-quinone oxidoreductase subunit NuoE family protein, with the translated sequence MVTKEQLSSEKYQELEQYINELPDIKGELITVLHKAQKIFGYLPKEVQYFVGRKMGIPTAKVFGVVSFYSYFSMEPKGKHHVAVCMGTACYVRGAEKVLNEFKNLLGIDVGKTTEDGKFSIEGLRCVGACGLAPVVLVGEKVYGRVTPEMVKDIIAEYN